The following are encoded together in the Daucus carota subsp. sativus chromosome 5, DH1 v3.0, whole genome shotgun sequence genome:
- the LOC108222583 gene encoding calcium uniporter protein 4, mitochondrial, whose amino-acid sequence MGSETLRADNLDGVSLSVPDVKKMWKCWQMEKLKAKLGEMNASSISYSEFTKICCEVCENHERGLECAKMLDDAGNVLVAGHVVFLRPDQIARSMEKLLYESTALPNDPRKQELDKLEKEKAELDAKAESLVRRELYCGLGFLLAQTMGFMRLTFWELSWDVMEPICFFVTSLHFALAYGFFIRTSKEPTFEGYFRRRFVVKQAKLMRDHNFDVEKYEQLRKVFYPGYGKSEII is encoded by the exons ATGGGTAGCGAAACTCTTCGGGCTGACAATCTTGACGGGGTGTCATTGTCAGTGCCTGACGTGAAAAAGATGTGGAAGTGCTGGCAGATGGAGAAACTGAAAGCGAAGCTGGGAGAAATGAATGCGAGCTCGATTTCGTATTCGGAATTTACGAAAATTTGCTGCGAGGTGTGTGAAAATCATGAGCGGGGCTTGGAGTGTGCCAAAATGTTGGATGATGCGGGAAATGTTCTTGTTGCAGGCCATGTCGTGTTTCTCCGTCCCGATCAG ATTGCGAGATCAATGGAGAAGCTACTCTATGAATCCACAGCTCTCCCAAATGATCCAAGAAAACAAGAGCTTGACAAGCTAGAGAAAGAGAAGGCTGAGCTGGACGCCAAAGCTGAGTCACTCGTCCGACGTGAGCTCTATTGTGGGCTGGGCTTTTTGCTGGCCCAGACCATGGGCTTCATGAGGCTCACCTTTTGGGAGCTAAGTTGGGACGTTATGGAGCCCATTTGCTTCTTTGTCACCTCGCTTCACTTTGCGCTTGCGTATGGGTTTTTCATCAGGACTTCTAAAGAGCCCACTTTCGAAGGCTATTTCCGACGTCGTTTCGTGGTCAAACAGGCCAAGCTGATGAGGGATCACAACTTTGACGTCGAGAAATATGAACAGCTTCGCAAGGTGTTTTATCCCGGTTACGGAAAAAGCGAGATTATTTGA
- the LOC108220859 gene encoding uncharacterized protein LOC108220859, with protein sequence MHEAVENYSSEEELSVLPPHTKVVVTGNNRTKSVLVGLHGVVKKPLGLGGWHWLVLTNGIDVKLQRNALSVVEPPSGNEEDDDLEFENVQWNGSDLGELASDDTQKSHRSNHRIRTSTGSSHKNEHKNVHKSLSCDAQSKRLTTSPSAHNDTQKSHRSSHQAHKSTRSSHKNGCKSASKPLSRDVQSKVLKTTPPLSMVDLSKLDRAALWKYYRHFNLMDVMPNPSQEQLLDIVETHFMSQKLDEVQVITGFVKSAKRLKTQTIGRRY encoded by the exons ATGCATGAAGCAGTGGAAAATTACAGCAGTGAAGAAGAGCTTTCTGTGCTGCCTCCTCATACTAAAGTTGTGGTTACTGGGAATAATCGAACGAAATCTGTTCTTGTTGGGCTTCATGGTGTGGTGAAAAAGCCTCTTGGGCTTGGTGGCTGGCACTGGCTG GTGCTTACCAATGGTATAGATGTAAAGTTGCAGAGGAATGCTCTTAGCGTGGTTGAACCACCTTCTGGCAACGAGGAGGATGATGACCTTGAATTTGAAAATGTGCAATGGAATGGCTCAGATTTGGGTGAACTTG CATCTGATGATACACAGAAGTCACATAGATCAAATCATCGCATACGTACATCAACTGGATCATCCCACAAGAACGAACATAAGAATGTGCACAAGTCTCTCTCATGTGATGCGCAGTCTAAAAGACTAACTACATCTCCATCAG CACACAATGACACACAAAAGTCACACAGGTCAAGTCATCAAGCACATAAATCAACTAGATCATCCCACAAGAATGGCTGTAAGAGTGCCAGCAAACCTCTCTCCCGTGATGTGCAGTCCAAGGTACTAAAAACTACCCCACCGCTGTCCATG GTTGACCTCAGTAAGCTAGATAGAGCTGCTTTGTGGAAATATTATCGACACTTCAACCTT atggatgtcatgCCTAACCCCTCTCAAGAGCAGCTACTTGATATAGTTGAGACACATTTTATGTCGCAG AAATTGGATGAGGTGCAAGTCATTACTGGGTTTGTCAAGTCTGCTAAAAGGTTGAAGACTCAAACCATCGGCAGACGATACTGA
- the LOC108222307 gene encoding NEDD8-conjugating enzyme Ubc12, which translates to MIRLFKVKEQQKEAAGSDGKPSVKKQSAGELRLHKDISELNLPKACKMSFPNGKDDLMNFEVTVKPDEGYYKSGKFTFTFQISAIYPHEAPKVKCRTKVYHPNIDLEGNVCLNILREDWKPVLNINTIIYGLYHLFTEPNHEDPLNADAAAVLRDNPKLFETNVRKAMTGGYVGNTHFSKCL; encoded by the exons ATGATTAGACTGTTCAAGGTGAAGGAGCAACAAAAAGAAGCTGCCGGTTCTGATGGTAAGCCTTCAGTGAAGAAGCAAAGTGCTGGGGAATTACGACTCCACAAAG ATATCAGTGAACTAAACCTTCCAAAGGCATGCAAAATGTCATTTCCTAACGGGAAGGATGATCTGATGAATTTTGAAGTCACAGTTAAGCCTGATGAAGGATACTACAA AAGTGGGAAATTTACATTTACTTTCCAAATATCTGCAATATATCCTCATGAAGCACCGAAGGTCAAATGCAGGACAAAG GTTTACCACCCGAATATCGACTTGGAAGGAAACGTATGCCTTAACATTCTTCGGGAAGACTGGAAACCTGTTCTCAACATAAACACCATCATCTATGGCCTGTATCATCTGTTCACC GAACCAAACCACGAGGATCCCCtcaatgctgatgctgctgcAGTTCTGAGGGATAACCCGAAGTTATTCGAGACCAATGTAAGAAAGGCAATGACTGGCGGTTATGTGGGAAATACTCACTTTAGCAAATGCTTGTAG